The sequence ATTTTACTCCCTCTCTCTGTATCTGTCAAGGAAGAAATTTCCGCACACGTCCTTTCACTCTGGCCGCCCCCCGTGGGCCATTCCTCCGTCGGAGTCGCTGAGGGGAAGGCGACTTTGGCGACGGATCATCTTACAGATACGCTCCTCCTGCCTGGCGATCTGGTCCCGAGTTTTCGGCGGGCCATCATGGCAATCATCATGCCTGCTCGTTGGGGGGCATCTGTTGCCTTGAACTATAGACGGATGAGACATCGAGCAGAATCCCCTTGACCTGACCTTCGGAGTTGGTCATTGATGACTATGCCTTCGGTCAAGGGCTGCAGTGGTCCCCCCACATAGATATAGCAGCAGAGTAAGCCGCGGGCCTGTCGTGATTTGACTCTGGAGGTGAGGGCTTCTATAGTTGCTGCCTCATGAGACGCGGATCCTGGAGGCGGTGTTCGTGAAGATGCGTCCAAGTCATACTGTGGAAAGTTCAAAAAGCGGAGCTTCCCTCTTGACAGTCAGTGGAGTCATGCGGCATTTGAAAGCGCGAGGAAGGGATGAAAATCGGCAGGCCGGTAGTGAGAACGTGTGCGCCGAACCGGCGTCATCGGGGTGGAGAAGGGAATGATCGCGCAATTGACGGGAAAGCTTCTCCAGAAACATCCCACAGCCGTTGTCATTGACGTTCAGGGCGTCGGCTACGAGGTGATAATCCCGCTTTCGACGTACTATGAGATTGGCGAGGTGGGATCAACCGTTTCGCTTCTGACCTATACTTATGTCCGCGAGGACGCGCTCCAGCTCTACGGATTCCACACGGCGAGAGAAAGGGATTTATTCCTGCGGCTGATCTCTGTCTCCGGGGTGGGGCCCAAGCTGGCCATTACGATCCTATCGGGTTTGAGCGTTGACCAGCTCATTCCCGCCATCCGAACTAACGATGTTGCGCGTCTGATGGCTATCCCCGGAGTGGGGAAGAAAACGGCGGAACGGCTCATCGTTGAATTGCGCGATAAACTCGTCGCCCTGTCGAGCGACGAAGCCGAAGCGGCTTATCGGCAGATGAGCGCCGCTGAAGCCGCCGACGAAGAGGTCAAGCGGGATGTCATCTCAGCGCTCATGAACCTAGGCTATCCCCGGCCTCTCGCCGAGCGAGCTGTGACGGCCGCTCTGGAGAGCGAAACTGATCACTCCACCGAATGGATTCTGAAGCAGGCATTAAAACGCCTGTTCCGGTGATGGGGCGGACGAGACGAATTCCCTTTATGCTTTTTCATTCGATATTTGCTGAGCGTTCGCGCGTGTGGGACGTACGCACTTACTGCCGGTAGACTGCTTGACGGCCACGGAAGCGGGAAACTACAATAAGGCCGCA comes from Blastocatellia bacterium and encodes:
- the ruvA gene encoding Holliday junction branch migration protein RuvA codes for the protein MIAQLTGKLLQKHPTAVVIDVQGVGYEVIIPLSTYYEIGEVGSTVSLLTYTYVREDALQLYGFHTARERDLFLRLISVSGVGPKLAITILSGLSVDQLIPAIRTNDVARLMAIPGVGKKTAERLIVELRDKLVALSSDEAEAAYRQMSAAEAADEEVKRDVISALMNLGYPRPLAERAVTAALESETDHSTEWILKQALKRLFR